The Sulfolobus sp. A20 genomic interval TTGTTAGATCTAACGTTTTTGATTGGGAAAGAGATAGAATAGTATTACTAGGATTTAATAACATTAAGTTTCTTTTACCCGTGTATCCGGGAGACACTATCTTTTCCGTTTTCGAAGTAACTGAGGTAAGAGAAAGTAAAAGTAGACCCGGTGCAAAAATAGTAACACTTAAGTGTGAATGTAAAAAACATACTGGTGAAACTGCATGTACATACGATTATATCTTTATGTTATATAAGTCAGAAGATGGAAAGGAAAAAAGGGAGTAAAAATTTTTAGTTTTCTTTTTAAACTTT includes:
- a CDS encoding MaoC family dehydratase; protein product: MELKKGERIVTNARTITDADIVLFSGLTGDYHPAHTNEIYAKKDPLLGRRIAHGLLVLSISQGLFVRSNVFDWERDRIVLLGFNNIKFLLPVYPGDTIFSVFEVTEVRESKSRPGAKIVTLKCECKKHTGETACTYDYIFMLYKSEDGKEKRE